One window from the genome of Rhinolophus ferrumequinum isolate MPI-CBG mRhiFer1 chromosome 22, mRhiFer1_v1.p, whole genome shotgun sequence encodes:
- the MYOCOS gene encoding myocilin opposite strand protein, which produces MAQKRPTRNGTHFPYEDLASEVTRRRVTMITREEMLTKKSDEAREKLSDLGLEQAPPAGTADPPVPPAPPPSPAEDPKVS; this is translated from the exons ATGGCTCAGAAGAGGCCCACACGCAACGGAACACACTTCCCCTACGAGGACCTGGCCTCTGAGGTGACCAGACGCAGAGTGACCATGATCACCAG AGAAGAGATGCTTACCAAGAAAAGTGATGAAGCCAGGGAGAAGCTGTCCGATTTGGGTTTGGAACAAGCCCCTCCCGCTGGCACGGCCGACCCCCCagtgcccccagccccacctccttcTCCAGCTGAGGACCCCAAAGTCTCCTAG
- the MYOC gene encoding myocilin — protein MPAAQLLLLACLLWGVGARTAQLQKANDQSGRCQYTFRVVSPNEASCPEQGQAMSAIQDLQRDSSAQRADLEVTKARLTSLEGVLHRLTLGQVAEPSETEQGQQRQLDTLMREREQLETQTRELETANSNLLRDQSVLEEEKRQLRAENEDLARRLESSSQEIERLRRGQCLQAHSSSQDVSPGAREVSRWNLENVDFQELKSEFSEVPASQILASPTSGHPRSEDGDTGCGDLIWVGEPVTLRTAESITGKYGVWMRDPKPVSPYTQNTTWRIDTVGTAVRQVFEYHLVSQFTQGYPSKVYVLPRPLESTGAVVYGGSLYFQGAASRTVVRYELKTESVKAEKDIPGAGYHGQFPYSWGGYTDIDLAVDERGLWVIYSTEEAKGAIVLSKLHPESLELEQTWETNIRKLSVANAFVICGTLYTVSSYSAPEATINFAYDTVTQSSKALSIPFKNLYKYSSMVDYNPLEKKLFAWDNFNMVTYDVRLSKM, from the exons ATGCCAGCtgcccagctgctgctgctggcctgtctgctgtggggtgtgggggcaaggacagcccagctccagaagGCCAACGACCAGAGTGGCCGCTGCCAGTACACCTTCCGTGTGGTCAGTCCCAACGAGGCCAGCTGCCCCGAGCAGGGCCAGGCCATGTCAGCCATCCAGGACCTGCAGAGGGACAGCAGCGCCCAGCGTGCGGACCTGGAGGTCACCAAAGCCCGGCTCACCTCCCTGGAGGGCGTCCTCCACCGGCTGACCTTGGGCCAGGTGGCCGAGCCCTCGGAGACAGAGCAGGGGCAGCAGAGGCAGCTGGACACCCTGATGAGGGAGCGAGAACAGCTGGAAACCCAAACCAGGGAGCTGGAGACGGCCAACAGCAACCTTCTCCGAGACCAGTCAGttctggaggaagagaagaggcaaCTTCGGGCAGAGAATGAGGATCTGGCCAGGAGGCTAGAAAGCAGCAGCCAGGAGATAGAAAGGCTGAGGAGGGGACAGTGTCTCCAGGCCCACAGCTCCTCTCAGGATGTGTCACCAGGTGCCAGGGAAG TTTCTAGATGGAATTTGGAGAACGTGGACTTCCAGGAACTGAAGTCCGAGTTCAGTGAGGTCCCTGCCTCCCAAATCTTGGCGAGTCCGACGTCTGGCCATCCCAGGAGTGAAGATGGGGACACTG GGTGTGGAGACCTCATCTGGGTAGGTGAACCTGTCACTCTGAGAACAGCCGAAAGCATCACGGGCAAGTACGGCGTGTGGATGCGAGACCCGAAGCCCGTGTCCCCCTACACGCAGAACACCACGTGGAGAATCGACACGGTGGGCACGGCCGTCCGCCAGGTGTTCGAGTACCACCTTGTTAGCCAGTTCACGCAGGGCTACCCTTCCAAGGTGTACGTGCTGCCCAGGCCGCTGGAAAGCACAGGCGCCGTGGTCTACGGGGGCAGCCTCTACTTCCAGGGGGCCGCGTCCAGAACGGTGGTCAGGTACGAGCTGAAGACCGAGTCCGTGAAGGCGGAGAAGGACATCCCCGGCGCTGGCTACCACGGACAGTTCCCGTACTCCTGGGGCGGCTACACAGACATCGACCTGGCGGTGGACGAGAGGGGCCTGTGGGTCATTTATAGCACGGAGGAGGCCAAAGGCGCCATCGTCCTCTCCAAGCTGCACCCGGAGAGCCTGGAACTGGAACAGACCTGGGAGACAAACATCCGGAAGCTGTCGGTGGCCAACGCCTTCGTCATCTGCGGCACGTTGTACACCGTGAGCAGCTACTCGGCGCCGGAGGCCACCATCAACTTCGCATACGACACAGTCACGCAGAGCAGCAAGGCTCTGAGCATCCCCTTCAAGAACCTCTACAAGTACAGCAGCATGGTCGACTACAACCCCCTGGAGAAGAAGCTCTTCGCCTGGGACAACTTCAACATGGTCACCTACGACGTCAGGCTGTCCAAGATGTGA